In a single window of the Diospyros lotus cultivar Yz01 chromosome 10, ASM1463336v1, whole genome shotgun sequence genome:
- the LOC127812303 gene encoding elongation factor Tu, mitochondrial-like → MASSAIRAWSGRPILAPASSCYRALLSTHRFTASDSLHGNGRPSEFTRWSRSMATYARTKPHVNVGTIGHVDHGKTTLTAAITKVLAAEGKAKAIAFDEIDKAPEEKKRGITIATAHVEYETAKRHYAHVDCPGHADYVKNMITGAAQMDGSILVVSAPDGPMPETKEHILLARQLMLLMTELLELVETEIRELLNFYKFPGDEIPIIRGLALSALQGKNDELGKNGILKLMDAVDEYITNPVRQLDKPFLMPIEDVFSIQGRGTVVTGGIEQGTIKVGEDIEVLGLMQGGPIKTTVTDVEMFKKS, encoded by the exons ATGGCGTCATCTGCGATCAGAGCTTGGTCCGGGAGGCCAATTCTCGCACCGGCCAGCTCGTGCTATCGAGCTCTGCTTTCGACTCACCGATTCACGGCCTCCGATTCGCTGCACGGAAATGGAAGGCCTTCCGAGTTCACTCGCTGGTCGCGATCTATGGCCACATACGCCCGAAC AAAGCCACATGTGAATGTTGGTACCATTGGACATGTTGATCATGGGAAAACTACATTGACTGCTGCAATCACAAAG GTGCTTGCAGCAGAAGGGAAAGCCAAGGCTATTGCATTTGATGAGATTGACAAGGCTcctgaagagaagaagagagggatTACTATTGCTACA GCCCATGTGGAGTATGAAACTGCCAAGAGACACTATGCCCATGTAGACTGTCCGGGACATGCAGACTACGTCAAA AACATGATTACTGGAGCTGCTCAAATGGATGGGAGCATCCTGGTGGTATCTGCTCCAGATGGGCCCATGCCAGAAACAAAGGAACATATTTTGCTTGCCCGCCAG TTGATGCTGTTGATGACAGAGCTACTTGAACTTGTTGAGACGGAAATTCGTG AGTTGCTCAACTTCTACAAGTTCCCTGGAGATGAAATCCCAATTATCAGGGGTTTAGCTTTGTCTGCTCTACAGGGGAAAAatgatgaacttggaaaaaatggtattttaaaaCTAATGGATGCTGTGGATGAATACATAACTAATCCTGTACGCCAGCTTGACAAGCCTTTCTTGATGCCAATTGAAGATGTTTTTTCAATTCAG GGACGTGGAACTGTTGTTACTGGTGGTATTGAACAAGGTACCATCAAAGTTGGTGAGGATATTGAAGTTTTGGGATTGATGCAG GGTGGGCCCATAAAGACTACAGTCACTGATGTGGAGATGTTTAAGAAAAGCTGA